One Babylonia areolata isolate BAREFJ2019XMU chromosome 20, ASM4173473v1, whole genome shotgun sequence DNA segment encodes these proteins:
- the LOC143295230 gene encoding uncharacterized protein LOC143295230, translated as MSTNALLTNTSQDNAQNCFIVSRSFTFNPADNPDNIIPRETTQFIAKVSDGVVSPVIAFIGLPLNVVNCLVFFKQGVRDRINLLLFCQAFVDSLVDVAVILHSMEYFYMVLAGNFQVFGPWMRFKQNNGINTFYGFVYVSAFVSTMIACERCLCITYPFKAKKFFKSSTSAIFVAVAAVALVGLHYIIGDKFRIGCVHYTQLNMTIMGFIPSQFYLQHRKLVDILNGVLYGFGLPCFFVTTTVITTTITTVKLRTAAAWRQQMSSVREDHGNEVAVTKMLIAVSCLFIVCTLPNILIRLMPVFITEFNLGGRYQNLYMGFIATLHVPPAINSALNFFFYVRMGTKFRQTLKQLCCACRKTLEKRVNVMSKLAAQ; from the coding sequence ATGTCCACAAACGCTCTGCTAACCAATACCAGCCAGGACAACGCACAGAACTGCTTCATTGTGTCCCGTAGCTTTACCTTCAACCCGGCTGACAACCCGGACAACATCATACCACGGGAAACGACACAGTTCATTGCAAAAGTATCGGACGGCGTCGTTTCTCCTGTGATCGCGTTCATAGGTCTGCCCCTGAATGTCGTCAACTGCCTGGTGTTCTTCAAGCAGGGTGTCCGTGACAGAATCAACTTACTGCTCTTCTGTCAAGCCTTTGTAGATTCCCTTGTGGACGTGGCGGTCATTTTACATTCCATGGAATATTTCTACATGGTTCTCGCAGGGAACTTCCAGGTGTTTGGCCCGTGGATGAGGTTTAAACAAAACAACGGCATCAATACTTTTTACGGCTTTGTGTATGTTTCTGCGTTCGTCTCCACCATGATCGCCTGTGAGAGATGCCTTTGTATCACCTATCCTTTCAAAGCCAAGAAGTTCTTCAAATCATCAACATCAGCGAttttcgttgctgttgctgcagtgGCGCTGGTAGGACTTCACTACATTATTGGTGACAAATTCAGGATCGGCTGTGTTCACTACACACAGCTGAACATGACAATCATGGGCTTTATCCCAAGCCAGTTTTATCTTCAGCACCGAAAGCTTGTGGACATTCTCAACGGCGTCCTTTACGGATTTGGTCTGCCGTGTTTTTTCGTCAcaaccaccgtcatcaccaccaccatcaccactgtcaaaCTAAGGACCGCCGCAGCGTGGAGACAGCAGATGAGCTCAGTGAGAGAGGACCATGGAAATGAGGTGGCCGTGACCAAAATGCTCATCGCAGTGTCCTGTCTGTTTATAGTCTGCACTCTTCCTAACATCTTGATCAGGCTCATGCCAGTGTTTATCACGGAGTTCAACCTGGGTGGTCGTTATCAGAATCTGTATATGGGCTTCATTGCCACGCTGCATGTGCCACCCGCAATAAACTCTGCACTCAACTTTTTCTTCTACGTACGCATGGGAACAAAGTTTAGGCAGACATTGAAACAGCTATGCTGTGCTTGTCGGAAAACATTGGAAAAGAGAGTCAATGTCATGAGTAAGCTTGCAGCTCAATAG